From the Pirellulales bacterium genome, one window contains:
- a CDS encoding IS3 family transposase — MAEATLRRRRRGVREEAGQAGRAVSRGTARRPSRTAARREERGDRRADRGERPLKKSAWPPLKGRWVEPDVRDEVVDYVRAKHQRTEVPAKKLVQWLGIGMSKFYDWQARYGKVNEHNAPVPRDHWLEAWEKEAIRAFDAERPLEGYRRLTYLMLDADLVAASPATVYRVLNEAGRFDRWNRRESSKGTGFVQPLQPHEHWHVDVSYVNVCGTFYYLTSVLDGCSRYLVHWELRESMKEADVEIVIQRAREKFPGATPRIISDNGPQFVAKDFKEFIRLCGMTHVRTSPYDPQSNGKLERWHGTLKRDCIRPNVPLSLEDARRLVAEFVQEYNHARLHSALGYVTPADRLAGRHEEIYARRERKLAEARERRATRRQEAAASAACKTEHRERLAGVPGGGDEPPGLRERPTNSPRRQPLRKSSVLNRQFNLSTR; from the coding sequence GTGGCAGAAGCAACTCTTCGAAGGCGCCGCCGCGGCGTTCGAGAAGAAGCCGGGCAAGCCGGCCGGGCCGTCTCCCGTGGAACGGCGCGTCGCCCATCTCGAACAGCGGCTCGCCGTGAAGAACGAGGTGATCGCCGAGCTGACCGAGGAGAACGTCCGCTTAAAAAAAGCGCCTGGCCTCCCCTGAAGGGGCGGTGGGTCGAGCCGGACGTCCGTGACGAGGTCGTCGACTACGTTCGCGCGAAGCACCAGCGGACGGAAGTTCCCGCGAAGAAGTTAGTCCAGTGGCTGGGGATCGGCATGAGCAAGTTCTACGACTGGCAAGCGCGGTACGGGAAGGTCAATGAGCACAACGCCCCCGTGCCGCGCGACCACTGGCTGGAGGCGTGGGAGAAGGAGGCGATCCGGGCGTTCGACGCCGAGCGGCCGCTCGAAGGTTATCGTCGGCTGACGTACCTCATGCTCGACGCCGACCTGGTCGCCGCCAGCCCGGCGACCGTCTACCGCGTGCTGAACGAGGCGGGCCGGTTCGACCGCTGGAATCGCCGAGAATCGTCGAAGGGAACCGGCTTCGTGCAGCCTTTGCAACCTCACGAACACTGGCACGTCGACGTCAGCTACGTCAACGTCTGCGGGACGTTTTACTACCTCACGAGCGTCCTCGACGGGTGCAGCCGCTACCTCGTTCATTGGGAGTTGCGAGAGTCGATGAAGGAAGCCGACGTCGAGATCGTGATCCAGCGGGCGCGAGAAAAGTTCCCCGGCGCGACGCCGCGGATCATTTCGGACAACGGCCCGCAGTTCGTCGCCAAGGACTTCAAGGAGTTCATCCGCTTGTGCGGCATGACTCATGTCCGCACGAGCCCGTACGATCCGCAGAGCAACGGCAAGCTGGAGCGCTGGCATGGAACGCTCAAGCGCGATTGCATCCGCCCGAACGTCCCGCTGTCGCTGGAAGATGCGCGCCGACTCGTCGCCGAGTTCGTCCAGGAGTACAATCACGCGCGGCTTCACTCCGCCTTGGGCTACGTCACCCCCGCCGATCGGCTCGCCGGGCGGCACGAGGAGATCTACGCCCGGCGCGAGCGGAAGCTCGCCGAGGCCCGAGAGCGCCGCGCGACGCGGCGCCAGGAAGCGGCTGCGTCGGCCGCCTGCAAAACGGAACACAGAGAAAGGCTAGCGGGGGTCCCGGGGGGCGGCGATGAGCCCCCCGGTCTGCGTGAACGCCCAACAAACTCCCCCCGGCGACAGCCGCTCCGCAAATCGTCGGTGCTGAACCGTCAATTCAACCTTTCAACCCGCTAA
- a CDS encoding DoxX family protein, with product MLSSAASVLGRVMIAVIFLSSAVGNKIPQFNDVAGYMAAEGVPAPQVMLAGAIAFLIVGGLSVIVGYKTRIGAALLLTFLALATYYFHDFWTFEGQDRQMQMIQFMKNLALMGTMVFLIANGAGRGSWDARQAATPAE from the coding sequence ATGCTATCGTCAGCAGCTTCCGTGCTTGGCCGCGTAATGATCGCCGTGATCTTTCTCTCCAGCGCGGTCGGCAACAAGATCCCCCAGTTCAACGACGTCGCCGGGTACATGGCGGCCGAGGGAGTCCCTGCGCCGCAGGTGATGCTCGCCGGAGCGATTGCATTCCTCATCGTCGGCGGGCTGTCGGTGATCGTCGGCTACAAGACGCGCATCGGCGCCGCGCTGCTGCTGACGTTCTTGGCCCTGGCGACCTACTACTTCCACGACTTCTGGACCTTCGAGGGCCAGGACCGGCAGATGCAGATGATCCAATTCATGAAGAACCTCGCGCTCATGGGGACGATGGTCTTCCTCATCGCAAACGGAGCCGGACGAGGAAGCTGGGACGCCCGACAAGCGGCGACCCCCGCCGAATGA
- a CDS encoding pirin family protein, which translates to MIQVRQARDRGHADHGWLKTYHTFSFATYQDPSHTRFRALRVMNEDFVAPGQGFGTHPHHDMEIVTYVLSGALEHRDSLGNGEVIRAGEFQRMSAGTGVTHSEFNPSATEPVHLYQIWLFPERKGIEPSYEQKRFPEEQRRNRWQLAASPDGAEDSLRIHQDARISLATLDPNREVRHALAVERHAWLQVLRGRISLNGVALAAGDGAAVSDEPELTLVADGDGETEVMAFDLA; encoded by the coding sequence GTGATTCAAGTTCGTCAAGCTCGCGACCGCGGCCATGCCGATCATGGCTGGCTCAAGACGTATCACACGTTTTCCTTTGCAACCTACCAGGATCCGAGCCACACGCGGTTCCGGGCGCTGCGGGTGATGAACGAAGACTTCGTCGCCCCCGGGCAGGGGTTCGGCACGCACCCCCATCACGACATGGAGATCGTCACCTACGTCCTCTCCGGGGCCCTCGAACATCGGGACTCGCTGGGCAATGGCGAGGTCATTCGCGCCGGGGAGTTCCAGCGGATGTCAGCCGGCACTGGCGTCACCCACAGCGAATTCAACCCCTCGGCGACCGAGCCGGTCCACCTTTACCAAATCTGGCTGTTCCCCGAGCGCAAAGGGATCGAGCCGAGCTACGAGCAAAAGCGATTTCCGGAAGAACAGCGCCGCAATCGCTGGCAGCTCGCCGCCTCGCCCGACGGGGCCGAAGACTCGCTGAGGATCCATCAGGATGCACGGATTTCTCTGGCAACCCTGGATCCGAACCGCGAAGTCAGGCACGCCCTCGCGGTCGAGCGGCACGCCTGGCTGCAGGTCCTCCGCGGACGCATCTCGCTCAACGGCGTCGCCTTGGCCGCCGGCGACGGGGCCGCCGTCAGCGACGAGCCTGAACTGACCCTCGTCGCCGACGGCGACGGCGAGACCGAGGTCATGGCGTTCGACCTCGCCTGA
- a CDS encoding MarR family transcriptional regulator, protein MAKTGLQHELRKKMPFDSLEQAAHLNLLRTSDQFQNRVGRLFREYGLTPSQYNVLRILRGEGEPLPCQEIAERMVQVVPAMTGLVDRLEKQGLVTRRRSAKDRRVVYVQLAPKARKLLARLDHPVKKLHQRLLGHLTQTELKELSRLLEKARQSVATDDP, encoded by the coding sequence ATGGCCAAGACCGGACTGCAACACGAACTCAGGAAGAAGATGCCGTTCGATTCGCTCGAACAGGCGGCCCATCTGAATCTCTTGCGAACCAGCGACCAGTTCCAAAACCGGGTCGGGCGGCTGTTTCGCGAATACGGACTCACTCCGTCGCAGTACAACGTGCTGCGGATCCTGCGCGGGGAGGGCGAGCCGCTCCCCTGCCAGGAAATCGCCGAGCGGATGGTGCAGGTCGTCCCCGCGATGACCGGACTCGTCGATCGGCTTGAGAAGCAGGGGCTCGTGACGCGGCGACGATCCGCCAAGGACCGGCGGGTCGTGTACGTTCAACTCGCCCCCAAGGCCCGCAAGCTGTTGGCACGACTCGACCACCCCGTCAAGAAACTTCACCAGCGGTTGCTGGGCCATCTCACGCAAACCGAGCTCAAAGAACTGAGCCGACTGTTGGAGAAGGCTCGCCAGAGCGTCGCGACGGACGACCCGTGA
- a CDS encoding arylsulfatase yields the protein MACMRSGWLAASVVAVGAAWAGLLSAGDAQETTGAPGSPGATTTISGKQLPPPDPAFGGVVAEGALQSKAWWAPRVTPPQGAPNVLLIMTDDSGFGVPSTFGGVVPTPTMDRIARAGLRYNNIHSTALCSPTRAALITGRNHHSAGFGVISEQSTGFPGYNSIIGKDKATIGRILREHGYATSWFGKDHNVPAFAASQVGPFDNWPVGQGFEYFFGFIGGDANQWQPNLFRNTTQIYPFTGKPEWNLVTGMADDAIDYLHRVDQIDPGKPFFCYYVPGATHAPHHPTKEWVDKIRALHLFDDGWNKVRERIFANQKRLGVVPADAELEPWPAKLIKNWDDCTAEEKQLFIRQAEIFAAYAAYTDHEIGRVIQAIEDMGKLDDTIVIYINGDNGTSAEGGPLGTPNEVAFFNGVNMMPVAEQMKWYDVWGTEQTYNHMSAGWSWAFDTPFSWFKQNASKLGGIRQCMAISWPARIKDQGGLREQFCHVIDVVPTLLEASGIAAPETVDGIPQAPIEGTSFAYTFDAANAKAPSRHTTQYFEMMGQWALYHEGWLLSTKVNRAPWEAFGAANPDPLDNQVLELYDLNTDFTQARNIADKHPAKVQELKQMFVAEAKKHHVFPLDASVAARIVAPRPNITAGRTEFVYTRPMIGLPQGDSPVLLNCSYSVTAEIAVPEGGAEGMILTSGGRFAGYGFYLLGGKPTFLWNLIDLERIKWEGPAPLAAGDHTLEFDFQYEGLGVGTLAFNDLSGLGRSGVGTLKVDGQVVQTRRMERTLPMILQWDESFDIGSDTLTGVNDADYHPPFPFTGELRKLTIKVDRPELSEADVRRLEAAQRENPLSE from the coding sequence ATGGCGTGCATGCGAAGCGGATGGTTGGCGGCAAGCGTCGTGGCGGTCGGTGCGGCGTGGGCCGGATTGCTTTCGGCAGGGGACGCCCAAGAAACGACCGGCGCCCCGGGGTCGCCCGGCGCCACGACGACGATCAGCGGCAAGCAGTTGCCGCCGCCTGATCCGGCCTTCGGCGGGGTCGTCGCGGAGGGCGCGCTGCAATCCAAGGCGTGGTGGGCGCCGCGCGTGACTCCTCCCCAGGGAGCGCCGAACGTCCTGCTGATCATGACCGACGATTCAGGCTTCGGCGTGCCGAGCACGTTCGGCGGCGTCGTGCCGACTCCGACGATGGATCGCATCGCCCGGGCCGGGCTGCGCTACAACAACATCCACTCGACCGCGCTTTGTTCGCCGACGCGGGCCGCCCTGATCACGGGACGCAATCACCACTCGGCCGGTTTCGGCGTCATCTCCGAACAGTCCACCGGTTTTCCCGGATACAACAGCATCATCGGCAAGGACAAAGCGACCATCGGTCGGATCCTCAGAGAGCACGGCTATGCGACCTCGTGGTTCGGCAAGGACCACAACGTCCCGGCGTTCGCAGCGAGCCAAGTCGGTCCGTTCGACAACTGGCCGGTCGGCCAGGGTTTTGAGTATTTCTTCGGTTTCATCGGCGGCGACGCGAACCAGTGGCAGCCCAACCTGTTTCGCAACACGACGCAAATCTACCCGTTTACGGGAAAGCCCGAGTGGAATCTGGTGACGGGCATGGCGGACGACGCGATCGACTACCTCCACCGCGTCGACCAGATCGATCCCGGGAAGCCCTTCTTCTGTTACTATGTGCCGGGCGCCACGCACGCTCCGCACCACCCGACGAAGGAGTGGGTCGACAAGATCCGCGCCTTGCACCTGTTCGACGACGGCTGGAACAAGGTTCGCGAGCGGATCTTTGCGAATCAGAAGCGGCTGGGAGTCGTTCCCGCGGACGCCGAGTTGGAGCCTTGGCCGGCCAAGCTGATTAAGAATTGGGACGACTGCACCGCGGAGGAAAAGCAGCTGTTCATCCGGCAGGCGGAGATCTTCGCCGCCTACGCGGCCTACACGGACCATGAGATTGGTCGCGTCATTCAGGCCATCGAGGACATGGGCAAGCTCGACGACACGATCGTCATCTACATCAACGGCGACAACGGGACGAGCGCCGAGGGGGGCCCGCTGGGGACCCCCAACGAAGTCGCCTTCTTCAACGGCGTCAACATGATGCCGGTCGCCGAGCAGATGAAGTGGTACGACGTCTGGGGCACCGAGCAGACGTACAATCACATGTCGGCCGGGTGGTCGTGGGCCTTTGACACGCCGTTTTCCTGGTTCAAGCAGAACGCCTCGAAGCTCGGCGGCATCCGGCAGTGCATGGCGATCTCCTGGCCGGCCCGCATCAAGGACCAGGGAGGCCTCCGCGAGCAGTTCTGCCATGTGATCGACGTCGTTCCGACGCTGCTGGAGGCGAGCGGAATTGCGGCGCCCGAGACCGTCGACGGCATCCCCCAGGCGCCGATTGAAGGAACGAGCTTCGCGTACACGTTCGACGCCGCCAACGCCAAGGCCCCGTCGCGGCATACGACCCAGTACTTCGAGATGATGGGGCAATGGGCGCTGTATCACGAGGGGTGGCTGCTGAGCACGAAGGTGAACCGCGCTCCGTGGGAGGCCTTCGGCGCCGCCAACCCCGATCCGCTGGACAACCAGGTCCTGGAACTTTACGACCTGAACACGGATTTCACCCAAGCCCGGAACATCGCCGATAAGCATCCTGCCAAGGTGCAAGAGCTCAAGCAGATGTTCGTCGCCGAGGCGAAGAAGCACCACGTCTTTCCGCTCGACGCTTCCGTGGCGGCGCGGATCGTCGCCCCGCGTCCGAACATTACTGCGGGCCGGACCGAGTTCGTCTACACTCGGCCCATGATCGGGCTGCCCCAAGGCGACTCGCCGGTGCTGCTCAACTGCTCCTACTCGGTCACGGCCGAGATTGCCGTTCCCGAGGGGGGCGCCGAGGGGATGATTCTTACCTCCGGCGGTCGGTTCGCCGGGTACGGTTTTTATCTCCTGGGGGGGAAGCCGACATTTCTCTGGAATTTGATCGATCTGGAGCGCATCAAGTGGGAAGGTCCCGCGCCGCTCGCGGCCGGGGACCACACGCTGGAGTTCGACTTCCAGTACGAGGGACTGGGGGTCGGCACCCTGGCGTTCAACGATCTCAGCGGACTGGGGCGATCCGGCGTCGGCACGCTCAAAGTCGACGGTCAGGTCGTGCAGACCCGACGGATGGAGCGCACCTTGCCGATGATTCTGCAGTGGGACGAAAGCTTCGACATCGGGTCCGACACCCTGACCGGGGTCAACGACGCCGACTATCATCCGCCGTTCCCCTTCACCGGGGAGTTGCGGAAACTGACGATCAAGGTCGACCGTCCGGAATTGTCGGAGGCGGACGTCCGGCGGTTGGAGGCGGCCCAGCGCGAGAATCCGCTGAGCGAGTAA
- a CDS encoding LysR family transcriptional regulator — MELDQLRYFLRVADRGNFTRAAEDLAISQPALSRSIQKLEEELGQPVLERKTRSVSLTDAGILLQARAQQVLALLDDTKAEIADDGRSGRVRIGAIPTIAPYLLPEVLRQFSQEHPHATVVVQESTTDALVERCLQGELDLAVLALPLPAKRLAVEELFDEELLLVLPPGHPLAGKDKIRLGDVEPYQFVLLDEAHCLSDNIATFCRQRSFQPVAVERTSQLAMVQELVSLAHGVSMIPAMARRLDQSDRRVYRSFAGRQPMRTVAVAWNPDRFQSRLLKAFRECLRRTAAARRAAGDS, encoded by the coding sequence ATGGAACTGGATCAACTGCGGTACTTTCTGCGCGTCGCCGACCGCGGGAATTTCACCCGCGCCGCCGAGGACTTGGCGATCTCGCAGCCCGCGCTGAGCCGCTCGATCCAAAAACTCGAAGAGGAACTCGGCCAGCCGGTGCTCGAACGAAAAACGCGATCCGTCTCGCTGACCGACGCCGGCATCCTGTTGCAAGCCCGGGCGCAGCAAGTGCTTGCCCTTCTCGACGACACGAAGGCCGAGATCGCCGACGACGGACGCAGCGGGCGGGTGCGCATCGGAGCCATTCCGACGATCGCCCCGTACTTGCTCCCCGAGGTCCTGCGTCAGTTCTCGCAAGAGCATCCGCATGCGACCGTCGTCGTGCAGGAAAGCACCACCGACGCGCTCGTCGAGCGTTGCCTGCAAGGCGAACTCGATCTGGCAGTACTCGCGTTGCCGCTGCCCGCCAAGCGACTCGCCGTCGAGGAACTGTTCGACGAGGAGCTGCTGTTGGTGCTCCCGCCGGGGCACCCGCTGGCGGGCAAGGATAAGATTCGCCTCGGAGACGTGGAACCTTACCAGTTCGTCTTGCTCGACGAAGCGCACTGCCTGTCGGACAACATTGCGACGTTCTGCCGACAGCGTTCCTTTCAGCCGGTGGCCGTCGAACGGACGAGTCAACTGGCGATGGTGCAGGAACTGGTCTCCCTGGCGCACGGCGTCTCGATGATCCCGGCCATGGCGCGGCGACTCGACCAGAGCGACCGCCGCGTCTATCGGTCGTTCGCCGGCCGCCAGCCGATGCGCACCGTCGCGGTCGCCTGGAATCCCGACCGGTTTCAGAGCCGGCTGCTCAAGGCGTTTCGCGAATGCCTGCGGCGCACGGCCGCGGCCCGCCGCGCTGCCGGTGACTCGTGA
- the katG gene encoding catalase/peroxidase HPI codes for METNGTCPVMGAVRPAAARHTAAGAMSTSDWWPNQLNLKILHQNSPGGNPLGADFNYAEEFAKLDLDALKQDLGELMTTSQDWWPADYGHYGPLFIRMAWHSAGTYRVSDGRGGAGYGTQRFAPLNSWPDNVSLDKARRLLWPIKQKYGNKISWADLMVLTGNVALESMGFETFGFAGGREDVWEPQEDIYWGPESEWLGDNRYTGDRDLENPLAAVQMGLIYVNPEGPNGNPDPLAAARDIRETFARMAMNDEETVALIAGGHTFGKAHGAAPADNLGPDPEAAGIEEQGLGWRNKFGTGNAGDTITSGLEGAWTSTPTQWSNGYFDHLFGYEWELTKSPAGAAQWTPKDPAAQGTVPDAHDDSKSHPPIMFTTDLALRMDPIYGPISKRFHENPDQFAEAFAKAWYKLTHRDMGPVSRLLGPEAAEPQLWQDPVPTVDHPLVDARDVAALKVKVLASGLSVSQLATTAWASASTFRGSDKRGGANGARIRLAPQKDWAVNQPAELAKVLRTLEQIQAEFNGSQSGGKKISLADLIVLGGCAAVEQAAKQAGHAVEVPFAPGRTDATPEMTDVEAMGVLEPKSDGFRNYFAPEIDRPGEELLVDRAQLLTLTAPEMTVLVGGLRALGANAGGGPLAQLGVFTDRPGTLTNDFFVNLLDMGVEWKKSPMCEHFFEGRDRRTGDVKWTATRVDLVFGSNSQLRAIAEVYASDDSQQKFVHDFVAAWNKVMNLDRFDLDPSSRK; via the coding sequence ATGGAGACCAATGGAACTTGTCCGGTGATGGGAGCCGTTCGACCTGCAGCGGCCCGGCACACGGCGGCCGGGGCGATGTCGACCAGCGACTGGTGGCCGAACCAGTTGAATCTGAAGATCCTGCATCAGAACTCCCCAGGAGGAAACCCGCTGGGGGCGGACTTCAACTACGCCGAAGAGTTCGCGAAGCTCGACCTCGACGCGCTGAAGCAGGACCTCGGCGAGTTGATGACGACCTCTCAGGATTGGTGGCCCGCCGATTACGGGCATTACGGGCCGCTGTTCATTCGCATGGCTTGGCACAGCGCCGGCACGTACCGGGTGAGCGACGGTCGCGGGGGCGCCGGCTACGGCACGCAACGGTTTGCGCCGCTGAACAGTTGGCCCGACAACGTAAGCCTGGATAAGGCTCGCCGGCTGTTGTGGCCGATCAAGCAGAAGTACGGCAACAAGATTTCTTGGGCCGACCTGATGGTGCTGACGGGGAACGTCGCCCTGGAATCGATGGGGTTCGAGACGTTCGGTTTCGCCGGCGGGCGCGAAGACGTCTGGGAACCGCAGGAAGACATCTACTGGGGCCCCGAAAGCGAGTGGCTGGGGGACAATCGCTACACGGGCGACCGCGACTTGGAAAACCCGCTGGCCGCCGTGCAGATGGGGCTCATCTACGTGAACCCCGAAGGCCCCAACGGCAACCCCGATCCGTTGGCCGCGGCCCGCGACATTCGCGAGACGTTCGCTCGCATGGCGATGAACGACGAAGAAACGGTCGCCCTGATCGCAGGGGGCCACACCTTTGGCAAGGCGCACGGCGCCGCCCCCGCGGACAACCTCGGTCCTGATCCGGAAGCCGCCGGCATCGAGGAGCAGGGCTTGGGCTGGCGCAACAAGTTCGGCACAGGCAACGCCGGCGACACGATCACCAGCGGTCTGGAAGGAGCTTGGACCTCGACGCCGACGCAGTGGTCCAACGGGTACTTCGACCACCTGTTCGGCTACGAATGGGAACTCACGAAGAGCCCGGCAGGGGCCGCGCAGTGGACTCCCAAGGACCCGGCGGCCCAGGGGACCGTGCCCGACGCGCATGACGACTCGAAGTCGCATCCGCCGATCATGTTCACGACCGACCTGGCGCTGCGAATGGACCCGATCTACGGGCCGATCTCGAAACGATTCCATGAGAATCCCGACCAGTTCGCGGAGGCGTTCGCCAAGGCTTGGTACAAGCTGACTCACCGCGACATGGGACCCGTGTCGCGGTTGCTTGGCCCCGAAGCGGCCGAACCGCAGCTTTGGCAGGATCCCGTGCCGACGGTCGATCATCCGCTGGTCGACGCACGAGACGTCGCCGCTCTCAAGGTTAAGGTGCTGGCCTCGGGGCTCTCGGTGTCGCAACTCGCGACCACGGCGTGGGCCTCGGCGTCGACTTTTCGCGGCAGCGACAAGCGGGGCGGCGCCAACGGCGCTCGCATTCGCCTCGCTCCCCAGAAGGACTGGGCGGTGAACCAACCCGCCGAGTTGGCGAAGGTGCTGCGGACGCTCGAGCAGATCCAAGCGGAGTTCAACGGCTCGCAAAGCGGCGGCAAGAAAATCTCGCTGGCCGATTTGATCGTGCTGGGCGGGTGCGCCGCCGTCGAGCAGGCGGCGAAGCAGGCCGGGCACGCCGTCGAGGTCCCGTTCGCGCCCGGCCGCACCGATGCGACGCCGGAGATGACCGACGTCGAGGCGATGGGCGTGCTCGAGCCGAAGTCGGACGGCTTCCGCAACTACTTCGCGCCCGAGATCGATCGTCCGGGCGAGGAGTTGCTGGTCGATCGAGCGCAGCTGTTGACCCTGACGGCGCCGGAGATGACCGTGCTCGTCGGGGGCTTGCGCGCCCTGGGCGCCAACGCCGGCGGCGGCCCGTTGGCCCAACTGGGCGTGTTCACGGACCGTCCCGGGACATTGACGAACGACTTTTTCGTCAACCTGCTCGACATGGGAGTCGAATGGAAGAAGTCTCCGATGTGCGAGCACTTTTTCGAGGGCCGCGATCGCCGGACGGGCGACGTCAAGTGGACGGCCACCCGCGTCGATCTTGTCTTCGGCTCGAACTCGCAACTGCGGGCCATCGCCGAGGTCTACGCCAGCGACGACTCGCAGCAGAAGTTCGTCCACGACTTCGTCGCTGCCTGGAACAAAGTCATGAACCTCGATCGGTTCGATTTGGACCCGTCGAGTCGAAAGTAG
- a CDS encoding DUF4968 domain-containing protein, whose product MSNRPSSLAVAILFFLSPHAASGASPAAAGGAIDASEDFRDPTAVHFVPAAVEALDLASGEGLLRWDRYVRRSNMSFGKVDVAYARADANEFPASEYQRDPSLPFSVTFVSPRAIRLRFATRADGPVGAEGDDQSLMLARPPARDASWTAIEQEDAFVFRSAAAEVRLRRNPWRIEIYDADGRLVTRTRTLDDPPTYSAPVPFSFIRRSRDLGRSVAAALQLAPDEMLFGCGESFTRFNKRGQVVHLVTRDGMGAQSQRMYKPIPFFMSSRGYGMFVHTSAPTTCDFGHDFDEAAVVSTGDENLDLFVFVGTPKQILTEYTAVTGRSPTPPLWSFGLWMSRITYKSEAEVRAVAARLRKDRIPCDVIHLDTGWFETDWQCDYRFSPSRFDDPRQMIADLREQGFRISLWQLPYFTRKNSLYREIVENGYAVRGAGESVAALDAVLDFSNPGAVAWYRDKIAGLLKLGVGAVKVDFGEDAPLAGVYASGRTGWYEHNLYPLRYNKTVAELTRETTGESIIWARSAWAGSQRYPLHWGGDAENTDSAMAATLRAGLSLGLSGFSFWSHDAGGFVGRPDADLYRRWLAFGVLTSHTRCHGAPPREPWEYGAEFEDDFRRTVELRYKLMPYIAAQAEACSAAGHPMLRSLFFEFPEDPGSWTVDDQYFFGSELMVGPLFRSSDSGGKQTAAAVNKSDSQPRRSMYLPPGDWVNVQTGESHQGGGWRTVAATPVPIALLIRAGASVPVIPVAQSTGEMDFAQAKETTVLAD is encoded by the coding sequence ATGTCCAATCGCCCGTCGTCGCTTGCTGTTGCCATCCTGTTTTTTTTGTCTCCGCACGCAGCGTCGGGGGCCTCGCCCGCCGCTGCCGGCGGCGCCATTGATGCGAGCGAAGACTTTCGCGACCCGACGGCCGTGCATTTTGTGCCCGCGGCCGTCGAGGCGCTCGATCTCGCTTCGGGCGAAGGCCTGCTCCGGTGGGACCGCTACGTGCGTCGCTCGAACATGTCGTTCGGCAAGGTCGACGTCGCCTACGCCCGCGCCGACGCCAACGAGTTCCCCGCCAGCGAATACCAGCGCGATCCCTCGTTGCCGTTCTCGGTGACGTTCGTCTCGCCTCGGGCGATTCGGTTGCGATTCGCAACGCGCGCCGACGGACCCGTGGGAGCGGAAGGCGACGACCAGTCGCTGATGTTGGCCCGGCCTCCGGCGCGCGACGCCTCCTGGACCGCGATCGAGCAGGAGGACGCGTTCGTCTTCCGCAGCGCGGCCGCGGAGGTCCGCCTGCGGCGCAACCCGTGGCGGATCGAAATCTACGACGCCGACGGTCGACTCGTCACGCGGACGCGGACGCTCGACGACCCGCCGACGTATTCCGCCCCCGTTCCGTTTTCGTTCATTCGCCGCTCTCGCGATTTGGGCCGTAGCGTCGCCGCCGCGCTGCAGCTCGCTCCCGACGAAATGCTCTTCGGCTGCGGCGAATCGTTCACGCGGTTCAACAAACGGGGGCAGGTCGTTCACCTCGTCACGCGCGACGGCATGGGCGCCCAGTCGCAGCGGATGTACAAACCGATCCCGTTCTTCATGTCCAGTCGCGGCTACGGAATGTTCGTCCATACCAGCGCCCCGACGACCTGCGACTTCGGCCATGACTTCGACGAGGCGGCCGTCGTCTCGACCGGCGACGAGAACTTGGACCTGTTCGTATTCGTCGGCACGCCCAAGCAGATCCTCACCGAGTACACGGCGGTCACCGGCCGCAGTCCGACCCCGCCGCTGTGGTCGTTCGGCTTATGGATGAGCCGGATCACTTACAAGAGCGAGGCGGAAGTCCGCGCGGTCGCTGCGCGGCTGCGCAAGGATCGAATCCCCTGCGACGTGATCCATCTCGACACCGGCTGGTTTGAAACCGATTGGCAATGCGATTATCGGTTCTCGCCGTCGCGTTTCGACGACCCGCGGCAAATGATCGCCGACCTGCGCGAACAGGGATTCCGCATCAGCCTGTGGCAGTTGCCGTATTTCACGCGCAAAAACTCGCTCTACCGCGAGATCGTCGAGAACGGCTACGCGGTTCGCGGGGCGGGCGAATCGGTCGCGGCGCTCGACGCGGTGCTCGACTTCAGCAATCCGGGCGCGGTTGCCTGGTATCGGGACAAAATCGCCGGGTTGCTGAAATTGGGCGTCGGGGCGGTGAAGGTCGACTTCGGCGAGGACGCCCCTCTGGCTGGGGTCTATGCTTCGGGGCGGACGGGCTGGTACGAGCACAACCTGTACCCGTTGCGATACAACAAGACTGTCGCCGAACTCACCCGCGAAACGACCGGCGAGTCGATCATCTGGGCCCGAAGCGCATGGGCCGGCAGTCAACGCTACCCGCTCCACTGGGGAGGCGACGCTGAGAACACCGACTCGGCCATGGCCGCGACGCTGCGAGCCGGGTTGTCGCTGGGGCTGTCCGGTTTTAGTTTCTGGAGCCACGACGCCGGAGGCTTTGTCGGTCGCCCCGACGCCGACCTGTATCGCCGCTGGCTCGCCTTCGGAGTTCTCACCAGTCATACGCGCTGCCACGGGGCGCCGCCGCGCGAACCCTGGGAGTACGGCGCGGAGTTCGAAGACGACTTCCGGCGCACCGTCGAACTGCGATACAAGCTGATGCCGTACATCGCAGCCCAGGCCGAAGCCTGTTCCGCCGCCGGGCATCCGATGCTCAGGTCGCTGTTTTTCGAGTTCCCCGAGGATCCCGGTTCCTGGACCGTCGACGACCAATATTTCTTCGGCAGCGAACTGATGGTCGGCCCGCTGTTTCGCTCAAGCGACTCGGGCGGCAAGCAGACTGCAGCCGCGGTGAACAAATCCGACTCGCAGCCGCGCCGGTCGATGTATCTCCCCCCGGGCGACTGGGTGAACGTCCAGACAGGAGAGTCGCATCAAGGCGGGGGCTGGCGCACAGTCGCGGCGACGCCGGTCCCGATTGCGCTGCTGATTCGCGCCGGCGCGAGCGTGCCTGTGATTCCGGTCGCCCAGTCCACCGGGGAAATGGACTTCGCCCAGGCGAAAGAGACGACCGTCCTGGCGGACTGA